From a region of the Dehalococcoidales bacterium genome:
- a CDS encoding ATP-binding protein has translation MFSEAPYRRELTTEDLERMNIPKRYWFAKFDQITSRGSSKNSDDSLQAMVRKYIDHLDQAMIEGAGLIVYGINGTGKTCASVVIAKEFRRRGHTVLFVEAADLKRMVVDKDYFDEDETYWDRARTVDVLILDDFGKGIVDSTGFGAALFDELIRARSARKLVTIITANPPVSKWVEELDVKESTIHALKECTIPVRAIGKNQREAEAVKLKELLAN, from the coding sequence ATGTTTAGCGAAGCTCCATACCGGCGAGAGCTGACAACCGAAGATTTAGAGCGGATGAACATTCCGAAGCGGTATTGGTTTGCCAAATTTGACCAGATCACGAGCCGTGGTAGCTCCAAAAACTCAGACGATAGCCTACAGGCTATGGTGAGAAAATACATTGATCATCTTGACCAAGCGATGATTGAGGGGGCGGGTCTGATAGTCTACGGGATCAACGGCACAGGGAAAACGTGTGCGTCTGTTGTTATCGCCAAGGAGTTTAGGCGGCGAGGACACACGGTTCTTTTTGTTGAGGCCGCCGATCTGAAGCGGATGGTTGTTGATAAGGATTATTTCGACGAGGACGAGACGTACTGGGATCGTGCACGTACTGTCGATGTTTTGATTTTGGATGACTTTGGCAAGGGCATAGTCGATTCCACCGGATTTGGTGCTGCGCTTTTCGACGAGCTTATCCGAGCGCGGAGTGCGCGTAAGCTGGTCACGATTATTACTGCCAATCCTCCGGTGTCGAAATGGGTGGAAGAGCTTGACGTGAAGGAATCCACGATTCACGCTTTGAAGGAGTGCACGATACCTGTTAGGGCAATAGGGAAGAATCAGCGCGAGGCCGAAGCTGTGAAGTTAAAAGAGTTGCTGGCGAATTGA
- a CDS encoding DnaB-like helicase N-terminal domain-containing protein, whose translation MVTDRGRVPPYDMDAEDAVLGAILLNNSCLQEARSIIDSDDFYARSNRMIFDAMKDLAEEGIPIDAVTLGGKLIARGELDAAGGAIRFSKFADTVVTSANISYYASIVHRTYVLRKVIACAQDVVANGYEGKDPGVLSASMERLIESAAELERKHMPATMFSLGDEVLEWYRQVANGYRGIEMPWPSLDIMTAGLWPRTLTMFVARPGSGKSFIAVICARHAWMKGKKVLVISPEMDKLSMAERFFVVHSSVSYQQVVAGELPSAIEAKYSETINSLKMQDGLYIMDSEDDITPRGIDAAIRACKPDLVACDSMYDLKIKGERKDKLLAALEWIKQNSKKHRYAAVGFAQQNRVAELSEKKGGGARLGTIALADEIGQDAQTVIALEQSKDDRADKVMKFRPLKIRRGYTKKTLIKAHWDFDAMRFDEIEEAGTGESYDDIPF comes from the coding sequence ATGGTGACAGATAGGGGTCGGGTTCCACCGTATGACATGGATGCGGAGGATGCAGTCCTTGGCGCAATTTTGCTGAATAACTCCTGCTTGCAAGAAGCAAGATCTATTATTGATTCAGACGATTTTTACGCCAGATCCAATCGAATGATATTTGATGCAATGAAAGACCTGGCTGAGGAGGGCATCCCGATAGATGCCGTGACGCTGGGCGGTAAATTGATTGCCAGGGGGGAGCTTGACGCTGCTGGAGGTGCTATTCGGTTTTCTAAATTTGCGGACACTGTTGTTACTTCGGCGAATATTTCTTATTACGCCTCGATTGTTCATCGCACTTACGTGCTGCGTAAGGTGATTGCTTGTGCACAGGATGTGGTTGCCAACGGATACGAGGGTAAAGATCCCGGTGTTTTATCCGCAAGCATGGAGCGGTTGATTGAATCAGCGGCAGAGCTTGAGAGAAAGCATATGCCAGCAACGATGTTTAGCCTTGGTGACGAGGTGCTTGAGTGGTACAGACAAGTTGCTAATGGATACCGGGGAATAGAAATGCCGTGGCCGTCACTGGATATAATGACGGCTGGTCTATGGCCCCGGACTCTTACTATGTTTGTTGCGAGACCTGGGTCTGGTAAAAGCTTTATTGCTGTGATTTGCGCTCGTCATGCGTGGATGAAGGGTAAAAAGGTTTTGGTTATTTCACCCGAAATGGACAAGCTGTCCATGGCCGAGCGATTTTTTGTTGTGCATTCGTCTGTTAGCTATCAGCAGGTCGTCGCCGGGGAATTGCCGAGTGCGATTGAGGCAAAGTACAGTGAGACAATCAACAGCCTGAAGATGCAAGATGGACTCTACATAATGGATTCCGAGGACGACATTACTCCACGGGGGATTGACGCGGCGATACGGGCGTGCAAGCCCGATTTGGTTGCTTGCGATTCGATGTACGACCTCAAGATCAAGGGCGAGCGCAAGGATAAGTTGCTGGCTGCTTTGGAGTGGATCAAGCAGAATAGCAAGAAGCATCGGTACGCGGCGGTAGGGTTTGCTCAGCAGAACAGGGTAGCTGAGCTGTCTGAAAAGAAAGGCGGGGGTGCTCGACTGGGGACGATTGCGCTGGCCGACGAAATTGGGCAGGACGCTCAAACGGTTATTGCTCTTGAGCAAAGCAAGGATGATCGTGCCGATAAAGTCATGAAGTTTCGTCCGCTGAAAATACGACGAGGTTATACAAAGAAGACGCTGATAAAGGCGCATTGGGATTTTGATGCGATGCGGTTCGACGAGATCGAAGAAGCAGGAACAGGGGAATCCTACGACGATATACCGTTTTAG